A single region of the Anguilla rostrata isolate EN2019 chromosome 11, ASM1855537v3, whole genome shotgun sequence genome encodes:
- the LOC135235402 gene encoding transmembrane protein 26 — MPLPRVLCSSTDGRTSPRICGLLNVLLALLSRFLFAVHGVVTVWRVVAVKGEPLYWLLLSGAALLGVEMAVTLKCTRNAEWKWFSPMVFLYLSTVVPSIWFLELDLLQSKLPLNTSFGNDLHLLSHIPIAAGLAQLDPENWAAGLEQTMLIVLVLGRWLMPKGDMSRGQLSQLLMVYVGLGADILDIFDTFKEPEVKTNRTVVIVGLSLFTWALMQFPLVLTQTSHSKAQRGTDRCSSSEAGGRGDADGPAGNRWSSCCSSEAWSLLLTVGLQDGPFLVYRLYLMVRENVLNQLMIFFTCKNILVVLLEIYRILVVQCERMGPEGSGTARRCHSAARPRDAESGDRSCQPETG, encoded by the exons ATGCCGCTGCCGCGCGTCCTGTGCTCCTCGACGGACGGCCGGACGTCTCCGAGGATTTGCGGGCTCCTGAACGTCCTGCTGGCGCTGCTGAGCCGCTTCCTGTTCGCCGTGCACGGCGTGGTGACGGTGTGGCGGGTGGTGGCGGTCAAGGGCGAGCCCCTGTACTGGCTGCTGCTCAgcggcgccgccctgctgggcGTGGAGATGGCCGTCACCCTCAAGTGCACCCGAAACGCCGAGTGGAAATG GTTCTCCCCAATGGTTTTCCTGTACCTCAGCACGGTCGTGCCCTCCATCTGGTTCCTGGAGCTGGACCTGCTGCAGTCGAAGCTGCCGCTTAACACCTCCTTCGGGAACgacctccacctcctctcccaCATCCCGATCGCGGCG GGCCTGGCTCAGCTGGACCCGGAGAACTGGGCCGCGGGGCTGGAGCAGACCATGCTGATCGTGCTGGTGCTGGGGCGCTGGCTGATGCCCAAGGGGGACATGTCCCGGGGTCAGCTCTCCCAGCTGCTCATGGTCTACGTGGGCCTGGGCGCGGACATCCTGGACATCTTCGACACCTTCAAGGAGCCCGAGGTCAAGACCAACCGGACCGTCGTTATCGTGGGGCTCAGCCTGTTCACCTGGGCCCTCATGCAGTTCCCCCTGGTGCTGACCCAAACCAGCCACTCCAAAGCTCAGCGCGGGACCGACCGGTGCTCCTCCTCGGAAGCCGGAGGCCGCGGGGACGCGGACGGGCCGGCGGGCAACCGCTggtcctcctgctgctccagcgAGGCCTGGAGCCTGCTGCTCACCGTCGGACTGCAGGACGGGCCCTTCCTGGTGTACCGCCTCTACCTGATGGTCCGGGAGAACGTGCTCAACCAGCTGATGATATTCTTCACCTGCAAGAACATCCTGGTGGtcctcctggagatctaccgcaTCCTGGTGGTCCAGTGCGAGCGGATGGGCCCGGAAGGATCCGGAACTGCGCGGCGTTGCCATAGCGCCGCTCGACCGCGAGACGCGGAGAGCGGGGATCGGAGCTGTCAGCCGGAGACTGGGTGA